The Magnetospirillum sp. genome includes a region encoding these proteins:
- a CDS encoding GntR family transcriptional regulator yields the protein MKKHVVDSIAFAGVDLKLDRQSPLPLYVQVRSRLLAMIMAWPDEREQFPTEAALTEMFGVSRVTVRGALAELAESGYLQRQRGAGTRVRAHKIEEKLSLGRNLAKKWISGDPMKISVVSFATIEAPENVAAALKLASKTPVLAIKRLRAMKVTPISVDWRYVPPDLAKGITRTDARTGIFATLARNAALTRADMEVEGCSASAEEAELLQVPEGTAMLSHSFVVCDKADRPVVFGRSVARADLTRYAVKMDLTPETVG from the coding sequence GTGAAAAAACACGTTGTCGATTCGATTGCTTTCGCCGGGGTTGATCTCAAACTCGACCGCCAGTCGCCACTGCCTTTGTACGTGCAGGTGCGCAGCCGCCTGCTTGCGATGATCATGGCTTGGCCCGACGAGCGCGAGCAGTTCCCGACCGAAGCCGCCTTGACCGAAATGTTCGGCGTAAGCCGCGTCACCGTGCGCGGGGCGTTGGCCGAGCTTGCGGAATCGGGCTATCTGCAGCGCCAGCGCGGGGCGGGTACGCGCGTGCGCGCGCACAAGATCGAAGAGAAGCTGAGCCTCGGGCGCAATCTCGCCAAAAAATGGATAAGCGGCGATCCGATGAAGATCTCGGTCGTGTCGTTTGCCACGATCGAAGCGCCTGAGAACGTCGCCGCAGCGCTCAAGCTTGCGTCCAAGACGCCTGTGCTGGCGATCAAACGTCTGCGCGCGATGAAGGTTACGCCGATCTCGGTCGATTGGCGCTACGTGCCGCCCGATTTGGCCAAAGGGATCACGCGCACCGACGCGCGCACCGGCATTTTCGCGACCCTCGCGCGCAACGCAGCCCTCACGCGCGCCGACATGGAAGTGGAAGGCTGCAGTGCGAGTGCCGAAGAGGCCGAATTGCTTCAGGTGCCCGAGGGGACGGCGATGCTGTCGCACAGTTTCGTCGTCTGCGACAAAGCCGACCGCCCGGTCGTGTTCGGCCGCTCGGTCGCGCGCGCCGACCTCACGCGCTACGCCGTCAAAATGGACCTCACGCCGGAAACGGTGGGGTGA
- a CDS encoding ABC transporter substrate-binding protein, with protein sequence MTLKTSVSRRAVLAGAAAGSAALAAPAIVSAQAGTLRIGVLLPRSGLLAQAGQSCHRGALAAPRVLAELGYRVELVHVDTESNADIARTQAERLINDGAHVLTGAFDSGHTLAIAQVCEQRQVPFVVNIAAAPPITEQGLKFLVRNFQTGPQLVTNGLRLINNLIAATKIDPKRAVFLHANDTFGQAQRNAMDAIFPRTNMPFQLVESIAYDPRAQDLSVEVTRLRSLRPDLVLVVTRASDAIKLVRDMVRQRFEPMGIVSPGSPGMYDEEFYQALGPLADFHVSNLPWVNPKSAMTQALERSFAATNPGNRFAADGFNAGFTFEALLIAADAFKRAGTTSGVPLMEAIRATNLTEHVMIGGPIRFDEKGQNPNIGSACVQNRGRMPVVVLPEDSATMAPVLPMPGWQGRT encoded by the coding sequence ATGACCCTCAAGACAAGCGTTTCGCGCCGTGCCGTATTGGCGGGTGCCGCTGCCGGCTCTGCCGCCCTCGCCGCTCCGGCGATCGTTTCTGCGCAAGCCGGAACCTTGCGCATCGGCGTGCTGCTGCCGCGCTCGGGGCTGTTGGCGCAGGCCGGCCAAAGCTGCCATCGCGGCGCTTTGGCCGCCCCCCGCGTGCTGGCCGAGCTCGGCTACCGGGTGGAACTCGTGCATGTCGATACGGAATCGAACGCCGACATCGCGCGCACCCAGGCCGAGCGGCTCATCAACGACGGCGCGCATGTGCTCACGGGCGCTTTCGACAGCGGCCACACGCTGGCGATCGCGCAAGTCTGCGAACAGCGCCAGGTGCCGTTCGTCGTGAATATCGCGGCCGCCCCGCCGATCACGGAGCAGGGCCTCAAGTTCCTCGTGCGCAATTTCCAGACCGGGCCGCAGCTCGTGACCAACGGCTTGCGGCTCATCAACAACCTGATTGCGGCCACCAAGATCGATCCCAAGCGCGCCGTGTTCCTGCATGCCAACGACACGTTCGGCCAGGCGCAGCGCAACGCGATGGATGCCATCTTTCCGCGCACGAACATGCCGTTCCAGCTCGTCGAGAGCATCGCCTACGATCCGCGCGCGCAGGATCTGTCGGTCGAGGTCACGCGCCTGCGCAGCCTGCGCCCCGATCTGGTGCTGGTCGTCACGCGCGCGTCGGACGCGATCAAGCTCGTGCGCGATATGGTGCGCCAGCGCTTCGAGCCGATGGGCATCGTGTCGCCCGGCAGCCCCGGCATGTACGACGAGGAATTCTACCAGGCGCTGGGGCCGCTCGCCGATTTCCACGTCTCGAACCTGCCGTGGGTCAATCCGAAGTCGGCGATGACGCAAGCCCTCGAGCGTTCGTTTGCCGCCACGAATCCCGGCAATCGTTTTGCCGCCGACGGCTTCAATGCAGGCTTCACGTTCGAAGCCCTGCTGATCGCGGCCGACGCGTTCAAGCGCGCCGGCACCACGAGCGGCGTGCCGCTCATGGAAGCGATCCGCGCCACGAACCTCACCGAGCATGTGATGATCGGCGGACCGATCCGCTTCGACGAGAAGGGCCAGAACCCGAATATCGGTTCGGCCTGCGTGCAGAATCGCGGCCGCATGCCGGTCGTGGTGCTGCCCGAAGACTCCGCCACGATGGCGCCCGTGCTGCCGATGCCGGGCTGGCAGGGCCGCACGTAA
- a CDS encoding M3 family oligoendopeptidase, translated as MTAAAKLAPSDTLPVWNLADLFPGPDSPELKAALEAAVADAQAFEKKYAGKLDGLSGSELGAAIQSYEKLDERLSRLSSYSDLTYAGDQSDPAIAKFYQGIQERVNAAASHTLFFTLELNRLEESDLAPKLKEPALRHYAPWLSDLRSFRAHQLGDDMEKLLHEKYVAGKAAWTRLFDETMAGLRFDVDGKSLTSAEALHLLSDRSGAVRKTAAKAVGKTLGDNARLFALITNTLAKDKEIEDKWRRYAAPISARNLANRVEDEVVDALMTAVQQSYPRLSHRYYALKAKWFGVEQLDYWDRNAPLPMADDTNVPWPAARDTVLEAYGDFSTDLAGLGKRFFDNPWIDAGVRPGKSPGAFAHPTVPSAHPYLLLNYQGKTRDVMTLAHELGHGVHQLLAAGQGHLLADTPLTLAETASVFGEMLTFRKLLAQASDPQRRKAMLAGKVEDMLNTVVRQIAFCTFEMRVHAERRNGELMPERIGEIWLDVQRESLGPALRLHDEYRNYWTYIPHFVHTPFYVYAYAFGDCLVNSLYARYRQTPDGFAEKYLAMLRAGGSKRHKELLAPFGLDASDPGFWRQGLGVIEGFIDELETL; from the coding sequence ATGACTGCCGCCGCGAAACTTGCCCCATCCGACACGCTGCCGGTGTGGAACCTTGCCGATCTGTTTCCGGGGCCGGACTCGCCGGAACTCAAGGCCGCCCTCGAAGCTGCAGTGGCGGACGCGCAGGCGTTCGAAAAGAAATACGCGGGAAAGCTCGACGGCCTGTCGGGTTCGGAACTGGGGGCGGCGATCCAGTCCTACGAAAAGCTCGACGAGCGGCTGTCGCGCCTCTCGAGCTATTCTGACCTCACCTATGCGGGCGACCAATCGGACCCGGCGATCGCCAAATTCTACCAGGGCATCCAGGAGCGCGTGAACGCAGCGGCAAGCCACACGCTGTTCTTCACGCTCGAGCTCAACCGGCTCGAAGAATCCGACCTTGCCCCCAAACTCAAGGAACCGGCCTTGCGCCATTATGCGCCGTGGCTGTCCGACCTGCGCAGCTTCCGCGCCCACCAATTGGGCGACGACATGGAAAAGCTGCTGCACGAAAAATACGTGGCCGGCAAAGCCGCCTGGACGCGGCTGTTCGACGAAACCATGGCGGGCCTGCGCTTCGACGTGGACGGCAAGAGCCTCACCTCGGCCGAGGCGCTGCACTTGCTTTCCGACCGCTCGGGTGCGGTCCGCAAGACGGCCGCCAAAGCGGTGGGCAAGACGCTGGGGGACAATGCGCGGCTGTTCGCGCTCATCACCAACACGCTCGCCAAAGACAAAGAGATCGAAGACAAATGGCGCCGCTACGCGGCCCCCATCTCGGCGCGCAATCTCGCCAACCGCGTCGAGGACGAAGTCGTCGACGCGCTGATGACGGCCGTGCAGCAATCCTATCCGCGTCTGTCGCACCGCTACTACGCGCTCAAAGCCAAATGGTTCGGCGTCGAGCAGCTCGATTATTGGGACCGCAACGCGCCCTTGCCGATGGCCGACGACACGAACGTGCCGTGGCCGGCTGCGCGCGACACCGTGCTCGAAGCCTACGGCGATTTTTCGACCGATCTTGCGGGCTTGGGCAAACGCTTTTTCGACAATCCGTGGATCGATGCCGGCGTGCGCCCCGGCAAATCGCCGGGCGCCTTCGCGCACCCGACCGTGCCCTCGGCCCATCCCTATCTGCTGCTGAACTACCAGGGCAAAACGCGCGACGTGATGACGCTCGCGCACGAACTCGGCCACGGCGTGCACCAATTGCTGGCGGCGGGCCAAGGCCATCTCTTGGCCGATACGCCGCTCACCCTCGCCGAAACCGCCTCGGTGTTCGGCGAAATGCTGACCTTCCGCAAGCTGCTGGCGCAAGCATCCGATCCGCAGCGCCGCAAGGCGATGCTGGCCGGCAAGGTCGAGGACATGCTGAACACGGTCGTGCGCCAGATCGCGTTCTGCACGTTCGAGATGCGCGTGCATGCCGAGCGGCGCAACGGCGAATTGATGCCCGAGCGCATCGGCGAAATCTGGCTCGACGTGCAGCGCGAAAGCCTGGGGCCGGCCTTGCGCCTGCACGACGAATACCGGAACTACTGGACCTACATTCCGCACTTCGTGCACACGCCGTTCTACGTGTACGCCTACGCGTTCGGCGATTGCCTCGTGAATTCGCTCTATGCGCGCTATCGCCAGACGCCCGACGGCTTTGCCGAGAAATATCTCGCGATGCTGCGCGCGGGCGGCAGCAAGCGGCACAAGGAATTGCTGGCGCCGTTCGGGCTCGACGCGTCCGACCCCGGCTTCTGGCGCCAAGGGCTCGGCGTGATCGAAGGCTTCATCGACGAACTCGAAACGCTGTAA
- a CDS encoding AarF/ABC1/UbiB kinase family protein, with translation MAGGSESNRLGGRMARYARVGTAVGGLAVRLGAERVLGVKMDRERHAGELRAALGGLKGPLMKVAQLMSTIPDALPEEYVAELSQLQSNAPAMGWPFVKRRMAAELGPDWQSRFSSFEREAAAAASLGQVHRATAKDGTKLACKLQYPDMASAVEADLKQLRLIFGVYERYDPAIRTGQIHAELSARLREELDYGREARHMALYAHMLAGEPQIHVPRAIAELSSTRLLSMTWLEGAGLLTLKDAPVELRNQIAMNMFRAWYVPFYGYGAIHGDPHLGNYAVRPDGGINLLDFGCVRIFPPRFVGGVIDLYRALRDGDTALAVHAYETWGFTDLTKVKVQALNRWASFIYAPLMEDRARPIDETNSGAYGRDVAEKVHKELRDLGGVQPPREFVLMDRAAVGLGSVFLHLKAEVNWHRAFHGLIEGFSVEALAARQTKALAKAGVPAAA, from the coding sequence ATGGCAGGCGGCAGCGAATCCAACCGGCTCGGCGGGCGCATGGCGCGCTATGCGCGCGTGGGCACGGCCGTGGGCGGGCTTGCCGTGCGGCTCGGCGCCGAGCGCGTGCTGGGCGTGAAGATGGATCGCGAGCGCCATGCGGGCGAGTTGCGCGCGGCCTTGGGCGGCCTCAAAGGGCCGCTCATGAAGGTCGCCCAGCTCATGTCGACCATCCCCGATGCGCTGCCCGAAGAATACGTGGCCGAACTTTCGCAGTTGCAATCGAACGCGCCCGCCATGGGCTGGCCGTTCGTGAAGCGGCGCATGGCGGCCGAATTGGGGCCCGATTGGCAGAGCCGGTTTTCGTCGTTCGAGCGCGAGGCCGCCGCCGCCGCCTCGCTCGGCCAAGTGCATCGCGCCACCGCCAAAGACGGCACCAAGCTTGCCTGCAAGCTCCAGTATCCCGACATGGCCTCGGCCGTCGAAGCCGATCTGAAGCAGCTGCGGCTCATCTTCGGCGTCTATGAGCGCTACGACCCGGCCATCCGCACGGGCCAAATCCATGCCGAATTGTCGGCGCGCCTGCGCGAAGAGCTCGATTACGGGCGCGAGGCGCGGCACATGGCGCTTTATGCGCATATGCTCGCAGGCGAGCCGCAGATCCATGTGCCCCGCGCGATCGCCGAGCTTTCGAGCACGCGGCTTTTGTCGATGACGTGGCTCGAGGGTGCGGGGCTGCTTACGCTCAAAGACGCTCCCGTCGAACTGCGAAACCAGATTGCGATGAACATGTTCCGCGCGTGGTACGTGCCGTTCTACGGCTACGGTGCGATCCATGGCGATCCGCATCTCGGCAACTATGCCGTGCGGCCCGACGGCGGCATCAATCTGCTCGATTTCGGCTGCGTGCGCATTTTTCCGCCGCGTTTCGTGGGCGGGGTCATCGATCTCTACCGCGCCTTGCGGGACGGCGACACCGCCCTTGCCGTGCATGCCTACGAAACCTGGGGTTTCACCGATCTTACCAAGGTCAAGGTGCAGGCGCTCAATCGCTGGGCCTCGTTCATCTACGCACCCTTGATGGAAGACCGCGCGCGCCCGATCGACGAGACCAATTCGGGGGCGTATGGGCGCGACGTCGCCGAAAAAGTGCACAAGGAACTGCGCGATCTGGGCGGCGTGCAGCCGCCGCGCGAGTTCGTGCTGATGGACCGGGCAGCCGTGGGCCTGGGCTCGGTCTTTTTGCACCTCAAAGCAGAGGTGAATTGGCATCGCGCGTTCCACGGCCTCATCGAGGGTTTCAGCGTCGAAGCCCTTGCCGCCCGCCAGACCAAGGCGCTGGCCAAGGCCGGCGTGCCGGCGGCCGCGTAA
- a CDS encoding long-chain fatty acid--CoA ligase has product MRVDFAKCPNLLRLFFDRAAALGEAPFLVAKIDGAWVPISWTAAAAKVRALAKGLAALGVKPGDRIGLIAENRPEWLLADLAIMAAGAITVPAYTTNTVADHRYILANVSAVGVIASTAELATNAMAAARAAGPHCRFVVAIDVPKIAQHAGVDLHGWNDVVERGKDTPDPTDATTARLVRSDLACIIHTSGTGGLPRGVMLHHGAILCNAMGADDLVQVLGGTHERFLCFLPLSHAYAHSVYVGVATGIGATIHFAESVDKLSANMLEVRPTLMTAVPRLYEALHQRILGGLKKASPLRQKLFAATLDLGTRRYRGEKLGLFDRLLDAILEKLVREKVRARFGGSLKAFVSGGAALNPEIGIFFHALGVRVLQGYGLTEAAPVVACNRPFMERMETVGPPLKGVEVRLAEDGEILVRGELVMTGYWNDPAGTANAVRDGWLHTGDVGSFDAAGRLCITDRKRDFIKNSGGQMIAPTKVEGTLLLEPEIAQAMVVGDGKPYLAAVLVPNAEAIGTDDLREALARAVERANAKLALPDRVRKFVVASAPFAIDNAQLTPTLKVRRHAVRDAYADALEGLYK; this is encoded by the coding sequence TTGCGCGTCGATTTTGCCAAGTGCCCCAATCTGCTGCGGCTTTTCTTCGACCGTGCTGCGGCTTTGGGCGAAGCCCCATTTCTCGTCGCCAAGATCGACGGTGCATGGGTCCCGATCAGTTGGACAGCCGCCGCCGCCAAGGTGCGCGCCTTGGCCAAGGGTTTGGCGGCGTTGGGCGTCAAACCAGGCGACCGCATCGGGCTCATCGCCGAAAACCGGCCCGAATGGCTTTTGGCCGACCTCGCGATCATGGCGGCGGGTGCGATCACGGTGCCGGCCTACACAACCAACACGGTTGCCGACCATCGCTACATCCTGGCCAATGTTTCGGCCGTCGGCGTGATTGCGTCGACCGCAGAGCTTGCGACGAACGCGATGGCGGCCGCGCGCGCGGCGGGCCCGCACTGCCGCTTCGTCGTGGCGATCGACGTGCCGAAGATCGCCCAGCATGCGGGTGTGGATCTGCATGGCTGGAACGATGTGGTGGAACGCGGCAAAGACACGCCCGACCCGACCGATGCCACGACCGCGCGGCTCGTCCGCAGCGACCTTGCCTGCATCATCCATACGTCGGGCACCGGCGGCTTGCCGCGCGGCGTGATGCTGCATCACGGGGCCATCCTGTGCAACGCGATGGGGGCCGACGATCTCGTGCAGGTGCTGGGCGGAACGCACGAGCGGTTTTTGTGTTTCCTGCCGCTGTCGCATGCCTATGCGCACTCGGTCTATGTCGGGGTTGCGACCGGCATCGGGGCGACGATCCATTTTGCCGAAAGCGTGGACAAGCTCTCGGCCAACATGCTCGAGGTGCGCCCGACCTTGATGACGGCCGTGCCGCGCCTCTACGAGGCGCTGCACCAGCGCATCCTGGGCGGTCTCAAAAAGGCGAGTCCGCTGCGCCAGAAGCTGTTTGCCGCAACGCTCGATCTGGGCACGCGGCGCTACCGCGGCGAAAAGCTCGGGCTGTTCGACAGGTTGTTGGACGCAATCCTCGAAAAGCTCGTGCGCGAAAAAGTGCGCGCGCGCTTCGGCGGATCGTTGAAGGCGTTTGTGTCGGGCGGGGCCGCCCTCAATCCCGAAATCGGCATCTTCTTCCACGCGCTCGGCGTGCGCGTGCTGCAGGGCTATGGGCTCACCGAGGCTGCGCCCGTCGTTGCGTGCAACCGGCCCTTCATGGAGCGCATGGAAACGGTCGGCCCGCCCTTGAAAGGCGTCGAAGTGCGCTTGGCCGAGGACGGCGAAATCCTCGTGCGCGGCGAACTTGTGATGACCGGCTATTGGAACGATCCGGCCGGGACTGCCAACGCCGTGCGCGACGGGTGGCTGCATACGGGCGACGTCGGCAGTTTCGACGCGGCCGGGCGCCTGTGCATCACCGACCGCAAGCGCGATTTCATCAAAAATTCCGGCGGGCAGATGATCGCACCCACGAAGGTCGAGGGCACGTTGCTGCTCGAGCCCGAGATCGCGCAGGCGATGGTGGTCGGCGACGGCAAGCCGTATCTCGCGGCCGTTCTGGTGCCGAACGCAGAGGCGATCGGTACGGACGACTTGCGCGAGGCTTTGGCGCGCGCGGTCGAGCGTGCCAACGCCAAACTCGCTTTGCCGGACCGCGTGCGTAAATTCGTGGTAGCATCCGCCCCCTTCGCCATCGACAACGCGCAATTGACGCCCACGCTCAAGGTCCGTCGCCACGCCGTGCGCGACGCTTACGCCGACGCTCTGGAGGGGCTCTACAAATGA
- a CDS encoding branched-chain amino acid ABC transporter permease has product MPFDFYVTVAVQGVLTGLVYGLMALGLSVIFGVVRVVNFAHGEFAVVAMYLAFLGFAIFGLDPILAMLPIGLGFFGLGYLLQRHLINPFVGRPEHEQFILLVGLAIVLVNGLLMLFGPDTRHANLPYGFDSYEVANVLIDKVRVYAAAAALVVAACLFAFFRWSRTGMAIRACADNLLGAAIVGLDVKHLYALTFGLGMACVGAAGALMVVLADATPMLAPAFTLLAFTIVIVGGMGSMAGALVGGILIGVSEAFASFLVAPSAKSMFSFAILIAILALRPQGLLGRKQ; this is encoded by the coding sequence ATGCCGTTCGATTTCTACGTCACGGTTGCGGTCCAAGGCGTTCTGACGGGGCTGGTGTACGGGCTGATGGCGCTCGGCCTGTCCGTCATTTTCGGCGTCGTGCGCGTGGTCAATTTCGCGCACGGCGAATTCGCGGTCGTGGCGATGTATCTGGCGTTTCTGGGTTTCGCCATATTCGGCCTCGATCCGATTCTGGCAATGCTGCCGATCGGGCTCGGCTTTTTCGGCCTCGGCTATCTGCTGCAGCGCCATCTCATCAATCCGTTCGTCGGCCGGCCCGAGCACGAGCAGTTCATCCTGCTCGTGGGCCTCGCGATCGTGCTCGTGAACGGCTTGCTGATGCTGTTCGGGCCCGACACGCGGCACGCCAATCTGCCCTACGGCTTCGACAGCTACGAAGTGGCGAACGTGCTGATCGACAAAGTGCGCGTCTATGCCGCCGCCGCCGCGTTGGTCGTGGCCGCCTGTCTGTTCGCGTTCTTCCGGTGGAGCCGCACCGGCATGGCGATCCGGGCGTGCGCGGACAATCTGCTCGGGGCCGCGATCGTCGGGCTCGACGTCAAGCATCTCTACGCGCTCACTTTCGGCCTCGGTATGGCGTGCGTGGGGGCGGCGGGCGCCTTGATGGTGGTTCTGGCCGACGCAACGCCGATGCTCGCCCCTGCTTTCACGCTGCTCGCCTTCACGATCGTGATCGTCGGCGGCATGGGTTCGATGGCGGGCGCTTTGGTGGGCGGGATTCTGATCGGCGTGTCGGAGGCGTTTGCCTCGTTCCTCGTGGCGCCCTCGGCCAAGAGCATGTTCAGCTTCGCGATCCTGATCGCGATCTTGGCGCTGCGCCCGC